The region CCACCACCGTGGTCCCGGAGCGGACCTCGCCGTCGTGGACGGTGAGCCGCGCGCCCTCCTTGAGGGCCATGACGTCCTGGCCGAGCCCGTCCACGAGGGGGATCCCGGCGTCGAGCAGGATCTGCGGACCGACGTTCGGGTAGCGCCCCGAGGTGGAGCGCGCGGCGTTCAGCACGGCGGCCGGTGCGCAGGCCACGAGCGCCTCGGCCGAGACCCGGTCCATGTCGAGGTGGTCGATGACCGCGACGTCGCCCGCCTTCAGCCGCTTGGTCAGCGCCTTGGTGCGGGGATCCACGCGCGCGGGACCGCTGATCGTCCCGTCCGGGTCGTCGGCGACCGCGGCGCGGCGGAGGGGTCTGAGTCTCATGGCGGGGCCTATCGTCCCACGTCGGACCTCTCCAGGAGGTCCGCGGCGTGCCGCAGCGCCGTGGTGGTCGTCTCACCCGAGAGCATCCGCGCGAGCTCCGCCGTGCGGTCCTGGCCGGCGACGGCGCGCACGCTCGTCACGGTGCCGTCCGCGGCACCCGTGTCCTTCTCGAGCACGATGTGGTGGTCGGCGTAGGCGGCGACCTGGGCGAGGTGCGTGACGACGACGACCTGGGCGGTCCGCGCCAGCTCGGCCAGGCGCTGCCCGACCTGGCTGGCCGTGCGGCCACCGATCCCGGCGTCGACCTCGTCGAAGACGAACGTCGTGGGGGTCGCCTCGCCGGCGTCGGCCAGCGCGACCTCCAGCGCGAGCATGACGCGCGAGATCTCACCGCCGGACGCGCCCTGCCCGAGCGGACGCGCCGGCGCCCCGGGGTGCGGCGCCAGGACGATCGCGACGTCGTCGGCGCCCGAGGCGCCCAGCGGGACCGGGTCGAGGGTGACCTCCACCTGCGCCGAGGCCATCGCGAGCCCGGCGAGCTCGGCGGTCACGGCGGAGGCGAGCCGGTCCCCCGCGGCCCGGCGCGCACTCGTGATCCCCGCCGCGATCGCGGTGCACGTCGCCTCCAGCTCGGACACCCTCTCGCGCAGCGAGTCGGCGTCCTGACCGGGACCGGTCAGCTCCTCGAGCCGGGTGCGGGCGTGCTGCGCCCAGAGGATCACCGCGTCGGTGCTGCCGGCCGGGGGTCGTCCGGTCCGCGTTCCGCCCACGGGATCCCGTAGGTGCGACCGAGGGTGGCCAGGACGGCGCGACGCGCGTGCACGACGTCGAGCCGGCCGGGGTCGGTCTCGAGACCCGCGACGTAGCCGCCGATCTCGGCGCTGAGGTCGGCGCCGGTGCGGGCCGCCTCGGAGATCTGCTCCGCGAGCGTCGCGAGCGTGGTGTCGTGCTCCGACGCGCGCACGAGGGCGCGTGCGGCGGCCTCCAGAAGGTCGACGGCGCCCGCGTCGTCCGCGCCGCGGCCGGACAGGGCGGTCATCGCCTCCGCGGCGCCGGCGCGCAACGTCTCGCCGTTGTCGAGCCGGTCGACCTCCTCGCGCAGGGCGAGGTCCTCGCCCGGCTGGGGCTCGGCGTCGTCGATCTCGGCCAGGGCCGTGGTCAGGGTGGTGACCTCGAGGGCACGGGTGCGGCTCGTGGCGGTGAACTCCGCGAGCGCCTCCTGCGCGCGGCGGAGCGCGGCGTGCGCGGTGCGCATGCGCTCGAGCTCGGCGGCGTGGTCCGGTCCGGCGAACGCGTCGACGACGTCGCGCTGCGTCGAGCGGCTGCGCAGGTGGAACTGGTCGGCCTGGCCGTGCACGGTGACGAGCTGCTCGCCGATCTGACCGAGCACCGCCTGCGGCACGCTCGACCCGCCGACGTGCGCGCGCGAGCGGCCCTGCGCCACGACGGTGCGCGCGAGGATGAGCGCGTCGTCGTCGAGGTCGGCCCCGGCGTCCTCGGCGCGCTCGACGGCCGCTGCCGGCACGCCGGTGAAGCGGCCCTCGACGAACGCCCGCTCGGCCCCGACGCGCACGCGCGAGGCGTCGGCGCGCCCGCCGAGCAGGAGGTCGAGCGCGCTCAGCAGCATCGTCTTGCCCGCACCGGTCTCGCCCGTGATGGCCGTGAAGCCGGGCGACGGCGTCAGGGTCGCCTCGGCGATGACGCCGAGGTCGCGGATGCGGAGCTCCTCGATCACTGCTGGCCCCTCCCCCGCCACCCGGCGACCGGGAGGTCGAACCGCCGCACCAGCCGCTCGGAGAACGGGCCGGGGCTGAGCCGGGCGATCGCGACCGGGACGGCGCCTCGCCTCGCCTCGACGCGGCTGCCCGGCGGCAGGTCGAGCGTGCGGCGACCGTCGCACCACATGGTGGCGGGCGTGGCCGTGCGGGTGAGGAGCTCGACCTCGAGCACGCTGGCCGGTCCCACCACGAGGGGGCGGGCGAACAGGGCGTGGGCGCTGAGCGGCACGAGCAGCATCGCGTCGACGTCGGGCCACACGACGGGGCCTCCGGCCGAGAAGGCGTAGGCCGTCGACCCCGTGGGGGTGGCGAGCACGACGCCGTCGCACCCGAAGGTCTCCAGGGCGCGGCCGTCGACACCGATGGCGAGCTCGATCATCCGCTCGGGCCGGTTCTTGCCGACGGTGGCCTCGTTCATGGCCCAGGTCTCGTGCACCCGGCCGTCGGGGGTGTACGCGCGGACGTCGATGGTCATGCGGCGCTCGACGGTGTAGTCGCGCCGCGCGATCTGGTCCACGAGGTCGGTGATCTCGGCGACGTCGGACTCCGCCAGGAAGCCCATGTGGCCGAGGTTGATGCCCACGACCGGCACGTCCGTGCCGCGCACGAGCTCGACGGCCCGCAGGATCGTGCCGTCACCGCCGAGCACGACGACGACCTCCACCTCGCGCAACCAGGACGGCTGGGGCGGCAGCACGGCGTCGAACGGGGCGATCTCCTCGGCGGCGCGCACGGTCATGCCGTGCGCGTGCAGCTGCTGCTCCAGCTCGGTGCGCGCCTGACGCGCGCGGTCGTGCGAGTGCGAGACGACCAGGACTTCGCGATTCACCACGTCCCCCATTCTGCGGGCACGAGGCGCCCGGCGACGGCACCCTGGGCGACCCGGGCGTGCTCCCGCGCGGTGGCGGCGTCGACCTCGGCACCTGGCGACGGCGTCGCCCCGGGTGCGACGCGCTCCAACCAGGCCACGTACTCCTGGTTCCCGTGCATCCCCTGCAGGGCGCTCGGCAGGACGGCGCGGGCGCGCAGCCCGCTCGCCGCGGCGGCGTCCAGGGCGCCGACGACGGCGCGCGTGCGCTGCCGGGGATCCGTCACGACTCCCCCGGAGCCGAGCCGCTCGCGGCCGACCTCGAACTGCGGCTTCACGAGCACGACGGCGTGCGCACCCGGCGCGAGGCACGCGGCCAGCGGGTCGAGCACGAGGCGCAGCGAGATGAAGGAGAGGTCGGCCACGAGGAGGTCGG is a window of Litorihabitans aurantiacus DNA encoding:
- a CDS encoding AAA family ATPase, producing MIEELRIRDLGVIAEATLTPSPGFTAITGETGAGKTMLLSALDLLLGGRADASRVRVGAERAFVEGRFTGVPAAAVERAEDAGADLDDDALILARTVVAQGRSRAHVGGSSVPQAVLGQIGEQLVTVHGQADQFHLRSRSTQRDVVDAFAGPDHAAELERMRTAHAALRRAQEALAEFTATSRTRALEVTTLTTALAEIDDAEPQPGEDLALREEVDRLDNGETLRAGAAEAMTALSGRGADDAGAVDLLEAAARALVRASEHDTTLATLAEQISEAARTGADLSAEIGGYVAGLETDPGRLDVVHARRAVLATLGRTYGIPWAERGPDDPRPAAPTR
- a CDS encoding NAD kinase, whose translation is MGDVVNREVLVVSHSHDRARQARTELEQQLHAHGMTVRAAEEIAPFDAVLPPQPSWLREVEVVVVLGGDGTILRAVELVRGTDVPVVGINLGHMGFLAESDVAEITDLVDQIARRDYTVERRMTIDVRAYTPDGRVHETWAMNEATVGKNRPERMIELAIGVDGRALETFGCDGVVLATPTGSTAYAFSAGGPVVWPDVDAMLLVPLSAHALFARPLVVGPASVLEVELLTRTATPATMWCDGRRTLDLPPGSRVEARRGAVPVAIARLSPGPFSERLVRRFDLPVAGWRGRGQQ